A window from Zingiber officinale cultivar Zhangliang chromosome 7A, Zo_v1.1, whole genome shotgun sequence encodes these proteins:
- the LOC121999762 gene encoding abscisic acid receptor PYL11-like produces the protein MHGMALSSVVATIEVAREAVGRHHSRRKGPGQCRSVNVQFVAAPVSVVWSLVRRFDRPQEYKQFVRGCALREGDGGVGSVREVEVASGLPASSSTERLDALDDERHVMSFSIVGGDHRLRNYRATTSLHCAADGKAGTVVVESYVVDVPPGNTEEDTIAFVDTIVRCNLRSLACIAEGIAGAGDR, from the coding sequence ATGCATGGTATGGCTTTGAGTTCGGTGGTGGCGACGATCGAGGTGGCGCGGGAAGCGGTGGGACGGCACCACAGCCGGAGGAAGGGTCCAGGGCAGTGCCGGTCGGTGAACGTTCAGTTCGTGGCGGCGCCTGTGTCGGTGGTGTGGTCGCTGGTGCGGCGCTTCGACCGGCCGCAGGAGTACAAGCAGTTCGTGCGGGGGTGCGCGCTGCGGGAGGGCGAcggcggcgtgggcagcgtccgCGAGGTGGAGGTGGCGTCGGGCCTTCCGGCGAGCAGCAGCACGGAGCGGCTCGACGCCCTGGACGACGAGCGGCACGTGATGAGCTTCTCGATCGTCGGAGGGGACCACCGGCTCAGGAACTACCGGGCGACCACGTCGCTCCACTGCGCCGCCGACGGGAAGGCCGGGACCGTCGTGGTGGAGTCGTACGTGGTGGACGTGCCGCCGGGGAACACGGAGGAGGACACGATTGCCTTCGTCGACACCATCGTCCGCTGCAACCTCCGCTCGCTCGCATGCATCGCCGAGGGGATCGCCGGCGCTGGCGATCGCTAG